ACCATGGGCTGTTACAAAACGGATATGGGGGCAGGGAGGAAAGCGCGTACCAGAAGAATATCCGATATTTCGTCGTTTTCTAGGCAGGGTCTGAGAGAGTTGGCGAAATATTCATTAATTAATGGCCAATGTATGCAACAAAACATAATTTCGATACAAACGCTTTGATCTTCGTCATGTTACATCTCGTTTATATCTACAACATTAAGTGAGCATCTGATAATATTCTGCTGTGTCTTGATGCATTTATTGCATATTTTCAACGTTTTTCATGTTTTTAATACATTCATGGACAAAATGTGTCGATAACGTTGATAATGTAAAAATATGTTCACGCAATAGTTTGCAAGGCATGATACATATTTATGTAACTTTATATATTTTAAATGTATTTTGTTACAAGAAACTAGCTGATTAACAGTTTTACAAGGATGGCTGACATGCCCGTATCGGAAAATTCGCTGCTGAATGATATTCAGGAAGTCAATTTGTCGTACTTGTTACTTGCGCAGCGTCTGCTGCGAGAGAATTTTGCGGCAGGTATGTTCCGTTTGGGCTTCGATAACGATGTGGCAGAGACCTTGTTGCGTCTGTCACCGGCCCAACTGGTCAAGCTGGCCAGCTCCAGCTCGTTGATTTGCGGTTTTCGTTTCAACGATTACGACCTGCTCACCACCTTGACGCAGAATGTGCTGGGAGGGGTGTTGCAGCAGGCTCACTCCACCATTTTGCTGTCCCAACGCGCGACGGCGGAACAGGCTGGTTAAACCGGCTTCCGAACTTATTACATCAAGAACTATGGCTATAAAAAGCGTCGCCAAAGAAGCTCAGGAAATTGGGCTTGCTTCCGACATGATTGAGCTGGGGGCGCGCTTGCAGGTTCTGCAAGCAGAAACATCACTAAGTTACGACCGGCTGGCCCGTTTGTACCGCGAAGTCAAAGGCTGCTCGCCACCCAAAGGCATGCTGCCTTTCTCGGTGGACTGGTTCATGACCTGGTTGCCCAATATTCACTCCAGCCTGTTCTACAGCATTTACCAGTTCATGACGGTGCACACGCCTTGCGACAAAAGCCGTGCGCTGGTGGAAGCCTATCGTCTGTACCTGGAGCAGTCCTCGGCCGGACGTCTGGAAGTGGGGCCGGACGAAGAGCCCGTACTGAGCTTTACCCGTGCCTGGATGCTGCTACGCTTTTTTGATAGCGGTTTGTTGCAGCTGTCCCAGTGCGAACGCTGCAAAGGTGGCTTTGTGGCCCATGCGCACGATCCTGAATCAGGCTTTATTTGTGCCATTTGTCGTCCGCCACCGCGAGCAGGCAAGACGCGTGCCAGCAAGGCGCGCAGCACACCCAAATCTCCCGCCAGCAAAAGCCGAAAGTCAGAGTCGGCCAGGGAGCCGCAAGCCAGGGCGCCAGGGCACGTTACCGCTCAGGTAGACGTGCCCGTTTAACAAGAGCTTTTGTCGTCAGTGTGCAGCAAAGCCGGATAGATGCTGGTTTTTGATGTGGATCTGATAAGAATCTGAACGTGTCAAGGCAACTGGAAGCGTCGATCTAGGCTGGAAAAAGGCCGTTAACGCGTCGTTTTAGCCCGGTTGCTTGCCGCCATCATTAGCAGCGTGTATTTGAAGAAGGCGTATCCGTGCTTATTATCCTTGGATATATCATTGTTTTCGTCTCCGTTTTCGGGAGCTTTGTGGGGCTGGGCGGGCATTTAGGGGCTTTATACCAGCCTTTTGAATTACTGCTGATTGGTGGCGCGGCCCTGGGGGCCTATTTTGCGTCCAACAGCGGCAAGTCCATTAAGCTGCTGGCCAAAGCCTTGCCGATTGCCTTTCGCAGCAGTCCCTACAACAAGCAGTTGTACATGCAGTTGATGGGCATGCTGTCCGTGC
This genomic window from Alcaligenes faecalis contains:
- the flhD gene encoding flagellar transcriptional regulator FlhD — protein: MPVSENSLLNDIQEVNLSYLLLAQRLLRENFAAGMFRLGFDNDVAETLLRLSPAQLVKLASSSSLICGFRFNDYDLLTTLTQNVLGGVLQQAHSTILLSQRATAEQAG
- the flhC gene encoding flagellar transcriptional regulator FlhC, which codes for MAIKSVAKEAQEIGLASDMIELGARLQVLQAETSLSYDRLARLYREVKGCSPPKGMLPFSVDWFMTWLPNIHSSLFYSIYQFMTVHTPCDKSRALVEAYRLYLEQSSAGRLEVGPDEEPVLSFTRAWMLLRFFDSGLLQLSQCERCKGGFVAHAHDPESGFICAICRPPPRAGKTRASKARSTPKSPASKSRKSESAREPQARAPGHVTAQVDVPV